From Apium graveolens cultivar Ventura chromosome 9, ASM990537v1, whole genome shotgun sequence, the proteins below share one genomic window:
- the LOC141685691 gene encoding zinc finger BED domain-containing protein RICESLEEPER 2-like, protein MRYHLRHAESFMFEKVMRIATSYWHKITRHVVKKDCISTYEIEKSKLRELFKSVRKIIITTDMWTSSHQKLGYMVVTGHWIDSDWNLNMRVLNFCNVPPPHTGFIISEALFKCLNELGIIDKIGTLTVDNVAANDVALRYLKQTFSFRRVLSIEGKMFHARCCAHILNLCVQDGLEPTKEIVDKVRDGVKYIAASESRRIKFAEISMSLGLKCKKLILDVSTRWNSTYNMMSCAIEFRDAFLVYSTSDQGFKEYLKSR, encoded by the exons ATGCGGTATCATCTGAG GCATGCAGAAAGCTTTATGTTTGAAAAGGTAATGAGAATAGCCACCTCTTACTGGCATAAAATTACTAGGCATGTTGTTAAAAAGGATTGTATTAGTACTTACGAAATTGAGAAAAGTAAGTTAAGAGAATTGTTCAAATCTGTTAGAAAGATTATTATTACAACCGATATGTGGACTTCCTCACATCAGAAACTTGGTTATATGGTTGTCACCGGTCATTGGATCGATTCTGATTGGAATCTTAATATGAGGGTTCTGAATTTTTGTAATGTGCCTCCCCCGCATACTGGATTTATAATTTCAGAAGCTTTGTTCAAATGTTTGAATGAACTGGGAATAATTGATAAAATTGGGACGTTAACCGTCGATAATGTTGCTGCAAATGACGTTGCTTTACGATATCTTAAGCAAACTTTTAGTTTTAGAAGGGTATTATCAATTGAGGGGAAAATGTTTCATGCACGTTGTTGTGCACACATATTGAACCTATGTGTCCAGGATGGGTTAGAACCAACCAAAGAAATAGTTGATAAAGTCAGGGATGGGGTTAAGTATATAGCAGCCTCTGAAAGTCGTAGGATTAAGTTTGCTGAAATTTCAATGTCCTTAGGTCTGAAATGTAAGAAACTGATTTTGGATGTTTCAACTCGCTGGAACTCGACATATAATATGATGTCATGTGCGATCGAGTTCAGAGATGCATTTCTCGTGTATAGCACATCTGATCAGGGGTTTAAGGAGTATCTCAAGTCCAGATGA